The Betta splendens chromosome 4, fBetSpl5.4, whole genome shotgun sequence genome contains a region encoding:
- the en2a gene encoding homeobox protein engrailed-2a, with amino-acid sequence MEENDHGNRDVVERQESVDESNRAILPLLQAPGNLQIPHRVTNFFIDNILRPDFGRKKDAGANRDEGSLASQESHDSPAAPQTEPVGSTVPTEGTSTPHTVTGNKKQAIASDEPLKPRGENGDQCLSSDSDSSQASSNPATSQPMLWPAWVYCTRYSDRPSSGPRSRKPKKKTTSKEDKRPRTAFTAEQLQRLKSEFQTNRYLTEQRRQNLAQELGLNESQIKIWFQNKRAKIKKASGTKNSLALHLMAQGLYNHATVTSKDEKSDSD; translated from the exons ATGGAAGAAAATGATCACGGCAACAGAGACGTGGTGGAGCGGCAGGAGTCGGTGGATGAATCAAACAGAGCCATCCTTCCCCTGTTACAAGCGCCGGGAAACCTGCAGATCCCTCACCGGGTCACCAATTTCTTCATCGACAACATCCTGCGGCCGGATTTCGGGCGGAAAAAGGACGCAGGTGCGAACCGCGATGAAGGCAGCCTGGCCTCGCAGGAGAGCCACGACAGCCCCGCAGCCCCGCAAACCGAGCCGGTGGGGAGCACGGTGCCGACGGAGGGGACCTCCACCCCGCACACGGTTACCGGGAACAAGAAGCAGGCTATAGCCAGCGACGAGCCCCTGAAGCCCCGCGGGGAGAACGGAGACCAGTGCCTaagctcagactcagacagtTCCCAAGCCAGCTCAAACCCGGCCACGTCTCAGCCCATGCTGTGGCCAGCCTGGGTCTACTGCACCAGATACTCGGACAGGCCTTCTTCAG GGCCAAGATCTCGCAAACCAAAGAAGAAAACGACCAGCAAAGAGGACAAGCGACCACGGACGGccttcacagcagagcagctgcaaaGACTAAAATCGGAGTTTCAGACAAATCGTTACCTGACCGAGCAGAGACGGCAGAACCTGGCGCAGGAGCTGGGCCTGAACGAGTCCCAGATCaagatctggttccagaacaaGCGGGCCAAAATCAAGAAGGCCAGCGGCACTAAAAACAGTCTAGCCTTGCACCTGATGGCACAGGGACTGTACAATCACGCCACCGTCACGTCGAAAGACGAAAAATCAGACAGCGATTGA